A stretch of Ischnura elegans chromosome 4, ioIscEleg1.1, whole genome shotgun sequence DNA encodes these proteins:
- the LOC124157154 gene encoding protein YIPF6 has protein sequence MEGSNDAKLDVFDDFGDSDSLQGEITVNTHGSRKNDQSDIEFNTLDEPIKDTVLRDLKAVGTKFYHVLYPKEKKSLLKEWDLWGPLILCTFMAMILQGSTATAESSNDGGPEFAEVFVIVWVGSVTVTVNSKLLGGNISFFQSVCVLGYCLLPTAIALVICKIILLAKQTTLLFAIRLIVTTLGFGWATYASIKFLGDSQPPKRKALAVYPIFLFYLVVSWLIISHSHS, from the exons ATGGAAGGAAGCAATGACGCAAAGCTTGAT GTCTTCGATGATTTTGGAGATTCAGATTCCCTTCAAGGAGAAATAACTGTAAATACCCATGGATCAAGAAAGAATGATCAAAGTGATATTGAGTTTAATACTTTGGATGAACCCATCAAGGACACAGTG CTCAGGGATTTGAAAGCTGTCGGGACGAAATTTTACCATGTTTTGTATCCCAAAGAAAAAAAGTCTCTTCTCAAAGAAT gggACCTTTGGGGACCTCTCATTCTGTGTACATTCATGGCCAT GATTCTTCAAGGGTCAACTGCCACAGCAGAAAGCTCTAATGATGGTGGGCCTGAATTTGCAGAGGTGTTTGTTATTGTATGGGTGGGATCTGTTACTGTCACAGTCAATTCAAAGTTACTGGGTGGCAACAT ATCCTTTTTCCAAAGTGTGTGTGTATTAGGATATTGCCTTTTGCCAACTGCTATCGCTCTGGTGATTTGTAAGATCATACTGCTTGCTAAACAAACAACCCTCCTATTTGCCATTAGGCTCATTGTCACCACACTAGGATTTGGTTGGGCGACTTACG CATCCATCAAGTTTTTGGGAGATAGTCAGCCACCAAAACGAAAAGCCCTAGCAGTGTatcctatttttctattttacttaGTGGTTTCATGGCTGATAATATCTCATTCCCATTCATGA